In one window of Branchiostoma floridae strain S238N-H82 chromosome 14, Bfl_VNyyK, whole genome shotgun sequence DNA:
- the LOC118430841 gene encoding alpha-2C adrenergic receptor-like, with product MEANGTAEPGNSSGDADWGDLGGQESMWGTVALVVLLSIIVAITVVGNILVLLAVATHRSLQTLSNVFLVSLCVSDLLVTGL from the exons ATGGAAGCGAACGGGACCGCAGAGCCCGGGAACAGCTCCGGTGATGCTGACTGGGGCGATCTGGGCGGGCAGGAGAGCATGTGGGGAACCGTCGCTCTGGTCGTGCTGCTGTCAATCATTGTGGCCATCACGGTG GTGGGAAACATCCTGGTTCTCCTGGCGGTAGCGACACACCGCAGTCTCCAGACGCTGTCTAACGTCTTCCTGGTGTCGCTCTGCGTCTCTGATCTTCTG GTGACGGGACTGTAG
- the LOC118430782 gene encoding 5-hydroxytryptamine receptor 6-like, with product MPPAIGVTLYGEWIFSPGFCAVWVSFDVMLCSASILNLCVISLDRYIQITRPLQHDTYMTNTRAGVLIALAWLLAIFASFPPITLGWHEHPGHPSLSDLTALSPRPQCVFDPSKTYALTASIVTFYIPLAAILFTYSRIYKEAKSQATRVASLNKQFRTESRRKNGKRGSQPSGPSSTKAIRTLGVILGAFMVTWLPFFISNIVRPFCGCVPGEVFEGLTWLGWCNSTMNPVIYPLFIKDFKQVFRKYLPCCRQPPGGNVMGIHGVPFPLPGPSTSNENGNIEISTVAGTVPANNRVDSPVDEQAN from the exons ATGCCCCCTGCCATTGGAGTCACCCTGTACGGAGAGTGGATATTCTCCCCGGGATTCTGCGCGGTCTGGGTCTCGTTTGACGTCATGCTGTGCAGCGCCTCCATCCTCAACCTCTGCGTCATCAGTCTagacag ATATATCCAGATCACGCGGCCCCTCCAACACGACACCTACATGACCAACACGCGGGCCGGAGTGCTGATCGCCCTGGCCTGGCTGCTCGCCATCTTTGCCTCCTTCCCGCCCATCACGCTGGGCTGGCACGAGCACCCCGGACACCCGAGTCTCAGCGACCTGACCGCGCTGTCCCCGCGGCCGCAGTGCGTCTTCGACCCGAGCAAGACGTACGCGCTCACCGCTTCCATCGTCACCTTCTATATACCACTGGCAGCCATCCTCTTCACctacag CCGGATCTACAAAGAGGCGAAGTCCCAGGCGACGCGCGTGGCCTCCCTGAATAAGCAGTTCCGCACGGAGTCCAGACGGAAGAACGGGAAGCGTGGCAGCCAGCCCAGCGGGCCCTCCTCCACCAAAG CCATCCGCACGCTGGGAGTGATCCTCGGAGCCTTCATGGTCACGTGGCTGCCTTTCTTCATCTCGAATATCGTGCGGCCCTTCTGCGGCTGCGTGCCGGGGGAGGTGTTCGAAG GTCTGACGTGGCTGGGCTGGTGCAACTCCACCATGAATCCCGTCATCTACCCGCTCTTCATCAAGGACTTCAAGCAGGTCTTCCGCAAGTACCTGCCGTGCTGTCGCCAGCCGCCAGGGGGCAACGTCATGGGCATCCACGGGGTCCCGTTCCCGCTGCCGGGCCCGTCCACGTCCAACGAGAACGGCAACATCGAAATCAGCACTGTAGCCGGGACCGTTCCCGCCAACAACCGCGTCGATTCGCCGGTGGATGAACAGGCGAACTAA